The following are encoded in a window of Bacillus xiapuensis genomic DNA:
- a CDS encoding YfkD family protein — protein sequence MKIIRLLLAAAAVFAFTGLGEFAAAAKKEDKPSLPIPPSVKDLSQDNTYLNEEQELSDLQPSELTKELLSTSKAKITNPRLIRMLNETSVNKSLFSIGMRATVFLGEWPLSYSSDETSANWEYQKVNTNFFDNRAGKSIYQMHYVQEAHKTVRGGLSVKLPRSEEVKQMVLKEAIQRTNLPLAYATSIGNGTKQNDIYNVAPKTAGYLSAFAPAIHEKGRVAYGEVFLVLTGSKRALVIKNMTTKKVSAWIPISNHLSFSFRSVRQP from the coding sequence ATGAAAATCATCCGTTTGCTTTTGGCTGCTGCGGCAGTCTTTGCTTTCACCGGATTAGGAGAGTTTGCCGCCGCAGCCAAGAAGGAAGACAAACCTTCTTTGCCAATCCCTCCTTCGGTTAAGGACCTATCACAAGATAATACTTATTTAAACGAGGAGCAGGAACTATCTGATTTGCAGCCGAGTGAGTTGACGAAGGAATTATTAAGCACATCGAAAGCGAAGATCACCAATCCCCGGCTTATCCGCATGCTGAATGAAACATCGGTCAATAAATCGCTCTTTTCCATTGGCATGAGGGCAACGGTCTTTTTGGGAGAGTGGCCGCTGTCATACAGCTCAGATGAAACAAGCGCTAATTGGGAGTACCAAAAGGTTAATACGAATTTCTTTGATAATCGCGCCGGAAAAAGCATCTATCAAATGCATTATGTTCAAGAAGCACATAAAACAGTGAGGGGAGGGCTGTCCGTTAAGCTTCCCCGCTCGGAGGAAGTCAAGCAGATGGTACTAAAGGAAGCGATCCAGCGCACGAATTTGCCTTTAGCGTATGCAACAAGTATTGGAAACGGCACCAAGCAAAATGATATTTATAATGTGGCTCCGAAAACAGCTGGATATTTAAGCGCTTTTGCTCCGGCCATTCATGAAAAAGGACGGGTCGCTTATGGAGAAGTATTCCTGGTACTGACCGGCAGCAAACGGGCTCTCGTGATCAAAAATATGACGACGAAAAAGGTGAGCGCATGGATTCCGATCAGCAATCACCTGTCCTTCAGTTTCCGCTCAGTGCGCCAGCCGTAA
- a CDS encoding SE1561 family protein — translation MKPITDKSSQITYLKERLNIFLEVLDSMDPADTDLEDIDRLLQMIDDIETKCEQFKVR, via the coding sequence TTGAAGCCAATCACAGACAAATCATCACAAATCACTTATTTAAAGGAAAGATTGAATATATTTCTGGAAGTGCTCGATTCCATGGATCCGGCGGATACAGATTTAGAAGACATCGACCGCCTGCTTCAAATGATTGATGATATTGAAACGAAGTGTGAACAATTTAAAGTTCGTTAA
- a CDS encoding fumarate hydratase, with protein MNLENLQKSMYQLIVETSTNLPKDVRRAIKAAVIRENAGTSAAMSLATITNNIQMADDNISPICQDTGMPTFKVKTPVGANQLEIKEAIHQALVQATKDGKLRPNSVDSLTGKNSGDNLGAGTPVIKFEQWENDYIDARLILKGGGCENKNIQYSLPCELEGLGRAGRDLDGIRKCIMHAVYQAQGQGCSAGFIGVGIGGDRTSGYELAKNQLFRHVDDVNPNEDLRKLEEYIMKHANELGIGTMGFGGETTLLGCKIGAINRLPASFFVSVAYNCWAFRRLGVKVHAETGDIQEWLYQEGEKLSFEQPAEAPKEEKRVITLQAPITEEQIRQLKVGDIVRINGRMYTGRDAIHKYLMDHDAPVDLNGQVIYHCGPVMLKDEDGQWHVKAAGPTTSIREEPYQGDIMKKFGIRAVIGKGGMGPKTLAALQEHGGVYLNAIGGAAQYYADCIQSVDGVDLMEFGIPEAMWHLQVEGFTAVVTMDSHGNSLHASVNQSSLEKLAQFKEPVFN; from the coding sequence ATGAATCTAGAAAACTTGCAGAAAAGCATGTATCAATTAATCGTGGAAACATCCACCAATTTGCCGAAAGATGTGCGCCGCGCGATTAAAGCTGCTGTCATTCGTGAAAACGCTGGCACAAGTGCGGCGATGAGTCTTGCTACCATTACGAATAATATTCAGATGGCCGATGACAATATCTCTCCTATTTGCCAAGATACCGGAATGCCGACATTTAAAGTGAAAACACCTGTAGGAGCCAATCAGCTAGAAATTAAAGAAGCCATTCATCAGGCGCTTGTGCAAGCGACGAAAGATGGGAAGCTGCGCCCTAACTCTGTTGATTCATTAACGGGAAAGAACAGCGGGGATAATCTGGGTGCTGGAACCCCTGTCATTAAGTTTGAACAATGGGAAAACGATTACATAGATGCCCGTCTCATTTTAAAAGGCGGCGGCTGCGAAAATAAAAATATTCAATACAGCCTGCCATGTGAATTAGAGGGCTTGGGAAGAGCCGGCCGTGACCTTGACGGAATTCGCAAATGCATTATGCATGCCGTCTACCAAGCTCAAGGACAAGGATGCAGCGCAGGATTTATCGGCGTCGGTATCGGCGGCGACCGCACATCCGGCTATGAGCTGGCCAAGAACCAGCTCTTCCGCCATGTGGATGATGTCAATCCGAATGAAGATTTGCGCAAGCTTGAAGAATATATTATGAAACATGCAAACGAGCTCGGAATCGGTACGATGGGATTTGGCGGAGAAACGACGCTGCTTGGCTGCAAAATTGGTGCCATCAACCGCTTGCCGGCAAGTTTCTTCGTTTCCGTTGCTTACAACTGCTGGGCATTTCGTCGCCTCGGCGTAAAGGTTCATGCCGAAACGGGAGATATTCAGGAATGGCTGTATCAGGAAGGCGAAAAACTGTCGTTTGAACAGCCCGCTGAAGCGCCGAAAGAAGAAAAGCGTGTGATCACATTGCAAGCGCCTATCACAGAAGAACAAATTCGCCAGCTCAAGGTGGGCGATATAGTTCGAATAAATGGAAGAATGTACACCGGCCGTGACGCGATCCATAAATATTTAATGGATCACGATGCGCCGGTAGATTTAAACGGACAAGTGATTTATCATTGCGGCCCAGTGATGCTGAAGGATGAAGACGGCCAATGGCATGTGAAAGCAGCCGGTCCAACCACATCCATTCGCGAGGAGCCTTATCAAGGCGACATCATGAAGAAATTCGGCATACGCGCCGTCATTGGAAAAGGCGGCATGGGACCGAAAACATTAGCAGCTCTTCAAGAGCATGGCGGCGTCTACCTAAACGCGATCGGCGGAGCCGCTCAGTACTACGCGGACTGCATTCAATCGGTTGACGGCGTAGACTTGATGGAATTCGGCATTCCAGAAGCCATGTGGCATCTGCAAGTCGAAGGCTTCACCGCTGTCGTAACCATGGACTCCCATGGCAACAGCCTGCACGCTTCCGTTAATCAATCATCTTTAGAAAAGCTTGCTCAATTCAAAGAACCAGTATTCAACTAA
- the pdaA gene encoding delta-lactam-biosynthetic de-N-acetylase: protein MKWLLHVLLISSLLTVQALPAHAVSNQAIHWGLKKASNEQPAEAGKELDDLLGKYGAFYKGDPKEKVVYLTFDNGYENGYTASILDTLKKEKVPATFFVTGHYLKSAFDLVKRMNKEGHIIGNHSWNHPDLTQVHDEKLKEELKMVKEKTAQLTKQKEMKYLRPPRGILSERTLKLAKDEGYTHVMWSLAYVDWQTNQQKGWKYAYDNIMAQIHPGAVLLLHTVSKDNAEALPQAIKDLKKRGYRFESLDHYTNKQKK, encoded by the coding sequence ATGAAATGGTTGCTGCACGTCCTGCTGATTTCTTCTCTTCTTACTGTCCAGGCGCTTCCGGCACATGCTGTATCCAATCAAGCGATTCATTGGGGGCTGAAAAAAGCAAGCAATGAACAGCCGGCAGAAGCAGGGAAGGAACTGGATGATTTGTTGGGGAAGTATGGAGCGTTTTATAAAGGAGATCCAAAGGAAAAGGTCGTTTATTTAACTTTTGATAACGGATATGAGAATGGGTATACAGCGAGCATCCTCGATACGCTGAAGAAAGAAAAAGTTCCTGCGACTTTTTTCGTCACCGGCCATTATTTAAAAAGTGCTTTCGATCTGGTCAAAAGGATGAACAAGGAGGGACATATTATTGGCAATCACTCCTGGAATCATCCGGATTTAACGCAAGTACATGATGAAAAATTAAAGGAAGAACTAAAGATGGTAAAGGAAAAAACGGCGCAGCTAACGAAGCAAAAAGAGATGAAATATTTGCGCCCGCCAAGGGGAATCTTGAGCGAAAGAACATTAAAGCTAGCCAAAGATGAAGGCTACACGCATGTGATGTGGTCGCTGGCCTATGTGGATTGGCAAACGAATCAGCAAAAGGGCTGGAAGTATGCCTATGACAACATCATGGCGCAAATCCATCCCGGAGCAGTCCTTTTGCTGCATACCGTTTCTAAAGACAATGCTGAAGCGTTGCCCCAAGCCATTAAAGACTTGAAAAAACGCGGATACCGTTTTGAAAGCCTGGATCACTATACGAATAAACAAAAGAAATAG
- the rlmD gene encoding 23S rRNA (uracil(1939)-C(5))-methyltransferase RlmD — MKQQDQMKLKVKQSFPLTIKRLGINGEGVGYFKRKVVFVPGALPGEEVVVEATKVHPKFAEGKIKKIRKASSHRTAPPCPVYEQCGGCQLQHLAYEQQLKEKKDIVIQSFERHTKLDVDSLQIRDTIGMEHPWKYRNKSQFQTGKHEGKVIAGLYSLNSHRLIDIPECIVQQPKINEVLTTVKNILQDVNISIYDEKKNKGAVKTIVTRIGVNTGQIQVVLITATKELPKKDLIINEIKKRLPEVRSIIQNINPKKTSLIFGEKTITLAGEETIEEQLGDYTYALSARAFFQLNPEQTVKLYNEVKKAAQLSGTEKIVDAYCGSGTIGLWVGKDAAEIRGMDVIAESIENARQNAAAYGMNALYQVGTAEEWLPKWLKQGWHPDVVIVDPPRTGCDSAFLSTIKQIKPTRFVYVSCNPSTLAKDIQQLSSIYKVEYIQPVDMFPHTAHVECVVLMSRVEK; from the coding sequence ATGAAGCAGCAAGATCAAATGAAATTAAAAGTAAAGCAAAGCTTTCCTTTGACCATTAAACGACTGGGAATCAACGGGGAGGGAGTCGGGTATTTTAAACGGAAGGTGGTATTCGTTCCGGGCGCCCTCCCTGGGGAAGAAGTCGTCGTCGAAGCCACGAAAGTGCATCCCAAATTTGCAGAAGGGAAAATTAAGAAAATCAGAAAAGCTTCTTCGCACAGAACAGCGCCGCCATGTCCCGTATACGAGCAATGCGGCGGCTGCCAGCTGCAGCACCTCGCTTACGAGCAGCAGCTGAAAGAAAAGAAAGACATTGTGATTCAATCGTTCGAACGCCATACCAAGCTGGATGTCGACAGCCTGCAAATTCGGGACACCATAGGAATGGAGCATCCTTGGAAGTACCGCAATAAAAGCCAATTTCAAACAGGCAAACACGAGGGAAAAGTCATCGCCGGCCTATACAGCCTAAACTCTCACCGGCTGATCGATATTCCCGAATGCATCGTCCAGCAGCCCAAGATCAATGAGGTGCTTACAACAGTAAAGAATATCCTCCAGGATGTAAATATCTCTATTTATGATGAGAAGAAAAACAAAGGCGCTGTGAAAACGATCGTCACCCGCATAGGAGTGAACACCGGCCAGATTCAAGTCGTGCTGATCACCGCAACGAAGGAGCTTCCAAAAAAAGACCTGATCATCAATGAAATCAAGAAGCGCCTCCCAGAAGTCCGCTCCATTATTCAAAATATTAATCCGAAAAAAACATCTTTAATTTTTGGGGAGAAAACGATTACGCTGGCAGGGGAAGAGACCATTGAAGAACAGCTGGGTGACTACACCTATGCCTTATCCGCCCGGGCCTTTTTCCAGCTGAATCCCGAACAAACAGTTAAGCTGTACAATGAGGTGAAAAAAGCAGCCCAGCTTTCAGGAACCGAGAAGATCGTCGATGCTTATTGCGGCTCGGGAACCATTGGCCTCTGGGTTGGAAAAGACGCCGCAGAAATTCGCGGAATGGACGTCATCGCCGAATCCATTGAAAACGCCCGCCAAAACGCCGCCGCTTACGGAATGAACGCCCTCTATCAAGTGGGCACCGCCGAAGAATGGCTGCCCAAATGGCTGAAACAGGGCTGGCACCCCGATGTCGTCATCGTCGATCCGCCACGCACAGGATGCGACTCTGCCTTCCTCAGCACCATCAAGCAAATAAAGCCAACACGCTTTGTTTATGTCTCATGCAACCCCTCCACATTGGCGAAAGACATCCAGCAGCTAAGCTCCATTTACAAAGTGGAGTATATCCAGCCGGTGGACATGTTTCCGCATACAGCGCACGTTGAGTGTGTGGTCTTGATGTCTAGGGTGGAGAAATAA
- a CDS encoding type I restriction endonuclease subunit R, with protein MHTNTKENGFETLIVNWLVQKNHYEQGLNSDFNQDYAIDEARLFRFLVNTQAEVIKELHILDSASEKKKFLDRLSKKISDDGVVEVLRKPFKYKHKSLDLYMVLPSDGNKRASEQYEKNIFSVTRQLQYSKQHSRRALDMTIFLNGLPIMTFELKNQLTKQNVQDAIHQYKTDREPSELIFNFKRCLVHFAVDDNEVYMCTELKKEKSWFLPFNKGYNDGAGNPPNPSGIKTDYLWKEILTKGELSNILENYAQVVCEEDEETKKKTYKQIFPRYHQLQVVKSLLAEAAHQGVGQRYLIQHSAGSGKSNSIAWLAHQLVTLRNANGDVFDTVIVVTDRINLDKQIKNTIRQFMQVSSTVGWAKDSSELKKLLDEGKKIIITIVHKFQFILDDITNIHKNSKFAIIIDEAHSSQNGSLSAKMNIVLSGNVYSEDDTVEDKINSLIEGKKMASNASYFAFTATPKNKTLEMFGMPLVDENGKPVYNEDGTRKARPHYIYTMKQAIEEKFILDVLKYYTPYQSYYHIIKTVEDDPLFDKKRAQSRLKYFVESNEFAIQEKANIMVEHFHTDVQMKIGGKARAMVVTSEIKRAIEYYHAINRSLKERKSQYKAIIAFSGDVVWEGQTVNEASLNGFPSTKIEKMFKKEPYRFLIVANKFQTGYDEPLLHTMYVDKKLADIKAVQTLSRLNRSYNGKNDTFILDFANDPEDIKSAFEKYYKTTILSGETDVNKLNDLIDEMEPLQVYTKQQVDTFVELYLNNAERDKLDPILDSCVENYKGLETEEQILFKSSAKRFVRTYNFLSAILPYGSVDWEKLSIFLNLLINKLPSPNNEDDLSEGILESVDLESYRVVAQETMSITLADENVEIDPVPVSTDVGIHVPELDTLTHILQTFHDIWGDCDWTDEDRIRRQVADLPDIVSRDEAYQNAMKFSDAQNARDESDRATIEAIMNTISTGMELYEAFESDKRNKNNQSFKKWLLDMVFNATYRPKTHKDQSLENIEKE; from the coding sequence ATGCACACCAATACTAAGGAAAATGGTTTTGAAACCCTTATTGTAAACTGGCTTGTTCAAAAAAATCATTATGAGCAAGGTTTAAACTCTGATTTCAATCAGGATTATGCAATTGATGAGGCGCGCTTATTCCGCTTTCTTGTTAATACACAAGCAGAAGTGATAAAAGAACTTCATATTCTAGACAGTGCATCTGAAAAGAAAAAATTCCTCGACCGCCTCAGCAAGAAGATTTCTGATGATGGTGTTGTTGAGGTTTTGCGTAAGCCGTTTAAATACAAACATAAAAGTTTAGATTTATATATGGTTTTGCCTTCTGATGGAAACAAAAGAGCTTCAGAACAATATGAAAAGAACATATTCAGTGTAACGCGACAATTGCAATATTCTAAGCAACATAGCCGCCGTGCACTTGATATGACTATTTTCCTAAATGGATTACCAATTATGACTTTTGAGCTTAAGAACCAGCTCACTAAACAAAATGTCCAGGATGCAATACACCAATATAAAACTGATCGTGAACCATCAGAACTTATTTTTAATTTTAAACGTTGTCTTGTTCATTTTGCAGTCGACGATAACGAGGTCTATATGTGTACCGAACTTAAAAAGGAGAAGTCCTGGTTTCTGCCTTTTAATAAAGGTTATAACGATGGTGCGGGTAACCCTCCAAATCCAAGCGGAATAAAAACGGACTATCTTTGGAAAGAAATTCTAACCAAGGGTGAGCTTTCAAACATACTTGAGAACTATGCACAAGTGGTCTGCGAGGAAGACGAAGAAACAAAGAAAAAAACCTATAAACAAATTTTCCCTCGTTATCACCAATTACAAGTTGTTAAATCCCTTTTGGCTGAAGCAGCACATCAAGGGGTCGGACAGCGTTATTTGATTCAACATAGTGCAGGAAGCGGTAAATCCAATTCTATTGCATGGCTTGCTCACCAGCTTGTTACGTTGAGAAATGCAAACGGAGATGTGTTTGATACCGTCATTGTAGTTACGGATCGCATTAACCTTGACAAACAAATAAAAAATACGATTCGTCAATTCATGCAGGTCTCCTCTACGGTTGGCTGGGCCAAGGATTCCTCTGAATTGAAAAAGCTACTTGATGAGGGTAAAAAAATTATAATCACAATTGTGCACAAGTTTCAATTTATTCTAGACGACATTACTAATATCCACAAAAATAGTAAGTTTGCCATAATTATTGATGAGGCCCATTCTAGTCAAAATGGCAGTCTCTCTGCTAAAATGAATATTGTTCTTTCTGGTAATGTTTATAGCGAAGATGATACAGTTGAAGATAAAATCAATAGTTTAATCGAAGGTAAAAAGATGGCTTCTAACGCCAGCTATTTTGCCTTTACTGCCACACCAAAAAACAAGACACTTGAGATGTTCGGTATGCCTTTAGTCGATGAGAATGGTAAGCCAGTCTATAACGAGGACGGTACAAGAAAAGCAAGACCACATTATATTTATACAATGAAACAAGCTATTGAAGAAAAATTTATTTTGGACGTATTAAAATATTATACGCCATACCAAAGTTATTATCATATTATCAAAACCGTAGAGGATGACCCCCTATTTGATAAAAAACGTGCTCAGAGCCGTCTTAAGTACTTCGTTGAATCGAATGAATTTGCTATTCAAGAAAAAGCTAATATTATGGTAGAACATTTTCACACTGATGTACAAATGAAAATTGGTGGTAAAGCTAGGGCTATGGTTGTGACTAGTGAAATCAAACGAGCTATAGAATATTATCATGCAATTAATCGTTCTTTAAAAGAACGTAAAAGTCAGTACAAAGCCATAATAGCGTTTTCCGGTGATGTTGTTTGGGAAGGGCAAACAGTAAATGAAGCTTCTCTCAATGGTTTTCCTAGCACAAAAATAGAAAAAATGTTTAAGAAAGAACCATATCGCTTTTTAATTGTCGCCAATAAGTTTCAAACAGGTTATGATGAGCCTCTGCTACATACCATGTATGTAGATAAAAAACTAGCAGATATTAAAGCTGTACAAACACTATCTAGGCTTAATCGTTCCTATAATGGTAAAAACGATACATTTATTTTAGACTTTGCGAATGATCCAGAAGATATCAAGAGTGCTTTTGAAAAGTATTACAAGACCACTATTCTTTCTGGTGAAACAGATGTAAACAAACTAAATGATTTGATTGATGAAATGGAGCCTTTGCAGGTTTATACAAAACAACAAGTTGATACTTTTGTAGAGTTATATCTTAATAATGCTGAAAGAGATAAGCTAGATCCAATTTTGGACTCCTGTGTAGAAAACTATAAAGGCTTAGAAACAGAAGAACAAATCTTATTCAAGAGCAGTGCCAAGAGGTTTGTTCGTACTTATAACTTCCTATCAGCTATATTGCCATACGGCTCTGTTGATTGGGAGAAATTATCTATATTTTTAAATCTTCTCATTAACAAGCTGCCAAGTCCAAATAATGAGGATGATTTATCAGAAGGCATTTTAGAAAGTGTAGATTTAGAAAGCTACCGAGTAGTTGCACAGGAAACAATGTCAATTACCCTTGCTGATGAAAATGTAGAAATCGATCCAGTACCAGTAAGCACTGATGTAGGAATACACGTTCCAGAATTAGATACACTGACACACATTCTTCAAACTTTTCATGACATATGGGGTGATTGTGATTGGACAGATGAGGATCGAATCCGCCGCCAAGTTGCTGATTTGCCAGATATAGTTAGCCGAGATGAAGCTTATCAAAATGCCATGAAATTCTCTGACGCTCAAAACGCACGTGACGAAAGTGACCGTGCTACGATTGAGGCAATTATGAATACAATCTCAACTGGCATGGAACTGTATGAAGCATTTGAAAGCGATAAACGTAACAAAAATAATCAATCCTTTAAGAAGTGGTTGTTGGATATGGTCTTTAATGCAACATACAGACCAAAAACTCACAAAGATCAATCCTTAGAGAATATTGAAAAAGAATAA
- a CDS encoding restriction endonuclease subunit S, with translation MLRPYEKYKDTRALWIDKIPFQWETRKVRELFIERKLKVSDKDYAPLSVSKAGIVPQLETAIKTDNGDNRKLVKAGDFVINSRSDRKGSSGISPLDGSVSLINIVLKPITNENSRYLHYLLRCVPFTEEYFRNGRGLVADLWTTRYSELKNIHLPVPPRQEQDQIVRFLDWKITEITRYIKGKKKEISNLTELKNSLIFHAVTKGFHQSVTKSSQQSWIGDIPAHWEEKMLFQCAAEQKISNKNVHNQNLLSLSYGRIVNKDINTTTGLLPASFDTYQIIHDGNIILRLTDLQNDHKSLRVGLSTQTGIITSAYTCLKPRENMLSEYLYLLLHSYDVSKLFYGMGGGVRQSIGYNDIRRMIVLLPPKEEQQEIVSYCLEVQAKIDLLIDSIKKEISYLGELQTKTIADVVTGQVDVRAVNIPEYEVVTSDELNEVAEEDINDEPDEEPLCEEVVV, from the coding sequence ATGTTAAGACCTTATGAAAAATATAAAGACACAAGAGCCTTGTGGATTGACAAAATACCTTTTCAATGGGAGACTCGCAAAGTTCGTGAACTCTTTATTGAAAGAAAATTAAAAGTATCTGATAAGGACTATGCACCTCTGTCGGTAAGTAAAGCCGGTATTGTACCTCAGCTTGAAACTGCTATAAAAACGGATAACGGTGATAATCGAAAGCTCGTAAAAGCTGGTGATTTTGTAATTAACAGCAGATCAGACAGAAAAGGTTCAAGCGGGATCTCTCCTCTTGATGGTTCAGTATCCTTAATTAATATAGTATTAAAACCAATTACAAATGAAAACTCGCGCTATTTGCACTACTTGCTAAGATGTGTTCCTTTTACAGAAGAATATTTCCGTAATGGCAGAGGATTAGTGGCCGACTTGTGGACAACTCGGTATAGTGAACTAAAAAATATACACTTGCCGGTTCCACCACGCCAAGAACAAGACCAAATCGTCCGCTTTCTAGACTGGAAAATAACAGAAATAACCAGATATATCAAAGGGAAAAAGAAGGAAATCTCAAATTTAACTGAATTAAAGAACTCTCTAATTTTCCATGCTGTTACAAAAGGTTTTCATCAATCTGTAACAAAATCGAGTCAGCAAAGTTGGATTGGTGATATACCTGCTCACTGGGAAGAAAAAATGCTTTTTCAGTGTGCTGCAGAGCAAAAAATTTCAAATAAAAATGTTCATAACCAAAATTTGCTATCCCTTAGCTATGGAAGGATTGTAAATAAGGATATAAATACCACGACCGGCTTGCTACCTGCATCCTTTGACACATATCAGATAATTCATGATGGAAATATAATTCTGCGCTTAACTGATTTGCAGAATGATCATAAAAGTTTAAGAGTAGGTCTTTCAACTCAAACAGGTATAATTACATCGGCATACACATGTCTAAAACCAAGGGAAAATATGCTTTCTGAGTACCTTTACCTTCTGTTACATTCGTATGATGTGAGCAAGTTGTTTTACGGAATGGGCGGAGGTGTTCGGCAAAGCATTGGCTACAATGACATTCGAAGAATGATCGTTCTATTACCTCCAAAAGAAGAGCAACAAGAGATTGTATCCTATTGCCTCGAAGTACAAGCTAAGATTGACTTATTAATTGATAGTATTAAGAAAGAAATCAGCTATCTTGGAGAACTTCAAACCAAAACAATAGCAGATGTAGTTACTGGGCAAGTTGATGTCCGTGCCGTGAATATTCCAGAGTACGAAGTAGTAACAAGCGATGAACTTAATGAAGTTGCAGAAGAAGACATCAACGATGAACCAGATGAAGAACCTTTATGTGAGGAGGTCGTTGTTTAA